In a genomic window of Magnolia sinica isolate HGM2019 chromosome 14, MsV1, whole genome shotgun sequence:
- the LOC131224912 gene encoding uncharacterized protein LOC131224912 — protein sequence MREGQRITIPINTKGQPVGDNVNKLTNFLGTMARNGEYAPLTFTDWRAMPNEKKDDMLGLVMSKFEFNADAKKWVLQSIGRKWKNWKGELKKLYYSPHETDEERLANLDERVKEDQWKALIQFWNSKEGKARSKTSLENRKRQLIGHAAVSKSFAWIREKERKKTASGEDPSQADVFILTHTCKSGRPVDEASLRVMVYPCI from the exons ATGCGTGAAGGACAACGCATTACTATTCCCATCAACACTAAAGGACAACCCGTTGGTGACAATGTTAACAAGTTGACAAACTTCCTAGGGACTATGGCACGCAATGGGGAATATGCACCCCTTACATTTACTGATTGGAGGGCAATGCCGAATGAGAAGAAGGATGATATGTTAGGACTTGTTATG TCCAAGTTTGAGTTTAACGCGGATGCAAAGAAGTGGGTGTTACAATCAATTGGTAGAAAATGGAAGAATTGGAAAGGTGAATTGAAAAAACTCTACTATTCTCCTCATGAGACTGACGAGGAGCGGCTTGCGAACCTTGATGAGCGGGTCAAAGAGGATCAGTGGAAGGCACTCATTCAGTTTTGGAACTCTAAAGAAGGGAAG GCTCGTAGTAAGACAAGTTTAGAGAATCGAAAAAGACAATTAATCGGCCACGCTGCAGTCTCAAAGAGCTTTGCATGGATACGTGAGAAAGAG AGGAAGAAAACGGCTAGTGGCGAGGATCCAAGCCAGGCAGATGTGTTTATATTGACCCATACGTGCAAGAGTGGTAGGCCTGTGGATGAGGCTTCATTAAGAGTAATGGTATATCCATGCATCTAA
- the LOC131225269 gene encoding uncharacterized protein LOC131225269, which translates to MGEDRHGRVRTYGLGPTPTDLWGTTRSQRRITSAAQSRNEEYEGLQIEVSSLKSEVSSLKSEVLSLKSEFSSFKESMAQLISSRTNLKSTVSDNSANLNLNQPASSSSQGHLAKKEKTMTCSSTGVKAFHL; encoded by the exons ATGGGAGAAGATCGACATGGCCGAGTCCGCACTTATGGGTTAGGCCCCACTCCTACTGATTTGTGGGGAACAACACGTAGCCAACGAAGGATTACCTCCGCTGCTCAGAGTAGAAATGAAGAATATGAAGGACTGCAGATTGAAGTATCATCCCTAAAATCGGAAGTTTCATCCCTAAAATCAGAAGTATTATCCCTAAAATCagaattttcatcttttaaagaATCCATGGCGCAGCTGATATCCTCTAGGACAAATCTGAAATCCACAGTATCAGATAATTCAGCTAATCTCAACCTAAACCAACCGGCCTCATCATCAAGCCAG GGACACTTAGCGAAAAAGGAAAAGACTATGACTTGCAGTAGTACCGGG GTCAAAGCTTTTCACCTATGA